Proteins found in one Coriobacteriia bacterium genomic segment:
- a CDS encoding cytosolic protein translates to MTERDEKLELKAESITVEGTETPTHVTDEYDSPWKEAIEHFFPDFMAFYFPDACAQIDWPKEYAFLDNELRAVVQDAELGKRFVDKLVRVTLCTGGEKWVYIHIEVQGSQQAEFAERIFVYNYRLFDRYHRPIASMAVLADVHVNWKPDYFSYNVLGCETSIHFPIAKLTDYHDQLEALQVSDNPFAIVTAAHIQTQRTRKDDTARYQAKRLLVRLLYERQWERQKVVDLFRVIDWMMRLPEELAQELWQEINDIEESTKMQYVTSVERFEIAKVRQEGLLEGVTQGVIQGVIQGESKLLRKQLARRFGDLPNWVSDKLSSAGEQDLEHWGEAVLTAPTLDAVFGNDTTH, encoded by the coding sequence ATGACTGAGCGGGATGAAAAACTGGAGCTGAAGGCAGAAAGTATAACGGTTGAAGGTACTGAAACGCCTACCCATGTAACAGATGAATACGATTCACCTTGGAAGGAAGCGATTGAACATTTCTTTCCAGATTTCATGGCCTTTTACTTTCCTGATGCCTGTGCACAGATTGACTGGCCGAAAGAGTATGCGTTTCTGGATAACGAATTAAGAGCCGTGGTGCAGGATGCCGAACTGGGTAAACGCTTCGTTGATAAGCTGGTCAGGGTCACTTTATGCACAGGCGGCGAGAAGTGGGTTTACATCCATATTGAAGTACAAGGTAGTCAGCAGGCAGAATTCGCTGAACGGATATTTGTCTATAATTACCGGCTATTCGATCGTTACCACCGACCCATAGCCAGTATGGCAGTATTAGCCGATGTGCATGTGAACTGGAAACCGGATTATTTTAGTTACAATGTCTTGGGGTGTGAAACATCGATCCACTTTCCGATTGCCAAGTTGACTGATTACCACGACCAGTTGGAGGCATTACAGGTGTCAGATAATCCTTTCGCCATCGTTACCGCTGCACATATCCAGACACAGCGAACCCGTAAAGATGATACCGCTCGTTACCAGGCTAAACGTTTGTTGGTCAGGCTGTTGTATGAACGGCAATGGGAACGGCAAAAGGTCGTTGATCTGTTTAGGGTCATTGACTGGATGATGCGGCTACCCGAAGAATTAGCACAAGAACTATGGCAAGAAATTAATGACATCGAGGAGAGTACTAAAATGCAATATGTAACCAGTGTGGAAAGATTTGAGATTGCTAAGGTTAGGCAAGAAGGTTTACTGGAGGGTGTTACTCAAGGTGTGATTCAAGGTGTAATTCAAGGTGAATCTAAGTTGCTGAGAAAACAATTGGCACGCCGCTTTGGTGACCTACCTAATTGGGTATCTGATAAATTGAGTAGCGCCGGTGAACAAGATTTAGAACATTGGGGTGAAGCTGTGCTAACTGCACCTACCCTGGATGCTGTTTTTGGTAACGACACCACTCACTAA
- a CDS encoding tyrosine-type recombinase/integrase — protein MNTVDAVTKAEIDMVHAALMNKYGQLYADIWKVGVNLSLRIGDLLRLKYADLNIPERTLSLTEAKTSKPKTIRLNAAAIAVITRRRQEYPTDTWLFQVNCNRAKGKAISRVSVSRVFKETGDMLGLTINTHSMRKSRGMAMYRDGVKVETIARVLNYSNTSSTLRYLGITNQDVLQTYDDYEL, from the coding sequence ATGAACACTGTTGACGCGGTAACCAAAGCGGAAATTGATATGGTCCATGCCGCCCTGATGAATAAATACGGCCAACTCTATGCGGACATCTGGAAGGTGGGCGTTAACTTGTCATTGCGCATCGGCGATTTGTTACGCTTGAAGTATGCTGACCTGAACATCCCTGAGCGCACCTTGAGCCTGACTGAAGCCAAGACCAGTAAACCTAAAACCATTAGGTTGAACGCTGCCGCCATTGCCGTGATTACCCGTAGGCGGCAAGAATATCCAACGGATACCTGGTTGTTCCAAGTTAATTGCAACCGCGCTAAAGGTAAAGCGATTAGTCGGGTTTCTGTCAGTCGCGTGTTTAAAGAAACCGGTGACATGCTCGGCCTAACCATCAACACCCACTCGATGAGAAAATCACGGGGTATGGCGATGTACAGAGATGGCGTGAAAGTTGAAACGATTGCGCGAGTTCTGAACTACTCGAATACCAGTTCCACTCTGCGTTATCTTGGCATTACCAATCAAGATGTTTTGCAAACATACGACGATTACGAACTCTAA